One window of Biomphalaria glabrata chromosome 6, xgBioGlab47.1, whole genome shotgun sequence genomic DNA carries:
- the LOC106059510 gene encoding inhibitor of Bruton tyrosine kinase-like: MPLVHLDNDFEPKRSSKDVQEIITVLVRAGIRECQSYSSLCHSWMRQVDVFGRTTLHLAASFGKLDMLEWILEEKKVDLNQKDFESAWTALHRSLFYGQLNCARLLTQFNCDLQVRDAEGLSPLDMPMMDRPSNVTYSAIEPNEVYTWGEDHNSTLGHISSHKRSSPEAVDYFKKSAISIKQVVLSKYHSVFLSQAGHVYTCGHGHGGRLGHSDQKTILIPRLLESVQEHTCLEIAAACDHTALRMAGGLVYTFGLNTYHQLGLTPLVDCSPIPKLMNLKPLKGKSISGVCVGRFHTVIWTPDSVFTVGLNAGQLGHQRGDKNQSILRQVSYLRHTDIGISRVACSDAATVCLTTKGDVYILHEYQCKKIASKWQDIEQVLVTGGNLDHNIGLDILKETRGQELRVLMKNEPGQIFLWRNSSPSLKRCRFNLKRQLWISDVTMTWSSLLLATERGETFIGSIPTKPVSAYVKDHDVKQGKDQIRDCGDGFDQPRLLDLLLKDEMEEISVKRVPYIHRAVLVAADKKGRDFAVVQALPNCCMTEFPMVTSSEINEQFKHLCDYSDIDDNISDAVIQVGNRSWPVHKYIISVRSDYFRNVVTTGHNLKGEKLVLKVDNISPEIMKQLIYFIYTDSCDYLQLGHKISHHQSPALNSSEGKRNCDTVNNVSEEAVTKGLSAFQVHQKLSSKAHKKDSLNKLTQNDESQQSQNPVKLLQEAARRFGVKGLSKRLDTVKCSSDLIISQGKNLVKPKVRFDRSKLPELYDVNIRSEDGEEIQCHKCVLVARLEYFYSMLSTGWVETFNTTTLSLPIPGQVLKILIDYLYCDEAPYLKDLGNEELLCSVLIVSDQLLASRLKEMCEVALADTITFKNVGELLEFSTIYNAKQLKVACQQFICLNLPAMLEGRYLDVLSQDAMEALTVYYRSIIPNMAYRMLTPETGGPYQEYIDEVMSEFEASERDTPNDPGSVKKVKQAKKVKGKVKKITSGEERNKSTGMVAGSPRSAVMHQVSTGSDVSTKAADDVMAVVDDLKKQAQEDDKKLQAAAAARSKDKMKWKPLMLQDEKMPPTLSAPTQPEAVPLWTGNMRTLSKSAGQGQRSPSFTDSTSVKPLVSPESPVTTSPTSLRDIMCQESQTIEKTKSNFSARISWKDVKKQQSKELKEKQQKQTLVELSDRPQAITSPKPVKNPWTSAGSNVVKSLRDLMIQEEKAVSAPVPIPTSKKDRHLSDTSSIGSLGSLGMSPRSPSGDAVAISKSGGENPWTKRIAMAASPPPAAINFSAILKDEKEKSETLVRTQQKPLALIQLEERAMNELLEHYRAGQETDKYITVERVSKAMAVPMWHRDSKSVGHLL; encoded by the exons ATGCCTTTAGTGCATTTAGATAATGACTTTGAACCTAAAAGGTCTAGCAAGGATGTTCAAGAAATCATCACTGTACTTGTACGTGCTGGGATACGAGAATGCCAGTCTTATTCAAGCCTCTGCCACAGTTGGATGCGGCAAGTGGATGTATTTGGTCGGACCACTCTGCACCTTGCTGCTTCTTTTGGCAAACTAGACATGCTGGAGTGGATTTTGGAAGAAAAGAAAGTGGATTTAAATCAGAAAGATTTTGAGTCTGCTTGGACTGCTTTACACAGGTCACTGTTCTATGGACAGCTTAATTGTGCCAGGCTCCTGACACAG TTTAACTGTGATCTACAAGTACGTGATGCTGAAGGCTTAAGTCCTTTGGATATGCCCATGATGGATAGaccttcaaatgtaacatattctGCTATAg AGCCCAATGAAGTGTACACTTGGGGGGAAGATCACAACAGTACATTAGGCCACATCAGTTCTCATAAGAGGTCATCACCAGAAGCTGTGGACTATTTTAAGAAATCGGCAATCTCCATCAAACAG GTTGTTCTCAGCAAATACCACAGCGTGTTTCTGTCTCAAGCTGGTCATGTGTACACATGTGGACATGGTCATGGAGGTCGATTAGGGCACAGTGACCAAAAAACCATTCTG ATTCCAAGGTTGTTAGAAAGTGTTCAGGAACATACATGTCTAGAGATAGCTGCTGCTTGTGATCACACTGCCTTGAGAATGGCGGG TGGACTTGTGTATACCTTTGGTTTGAACACCTACCACCAGCTAGGCCTTACCCCACTTGTAGACTGTAGTCCTATTCCCAAGTTG ATGAACTTAAAGCCCTTGAAAGGAAAAAGCATCAGCGGGGTGTGTGTTGGTCGATTTCACACAGTGATCTGGACACCAGACAGTGTGTTTACTGTTGGCTTAAATGCTGGACAGTTAG GTCATCAGAGGGGTGACAAAAATCAAAGCATATTGCGTCAAGTCTCCTATTTGCGTCACACTGATATTGGCATATCCAGAGTGGCCTGCTCAGATGCTGCTACAGTTTGCCTGACAACCAAAGGAGATGTGTACATCCTGCATGAATACCAGTGCAAGAAAATAGCATCAAA atggCAAGATATTGAGCAAGTTCTAGTGACTGGCGGTAACTTGGATCATAACATAGGCCTTGACATTCTTAAAGAGACCAGGGGTCAAGAGCTGAGAGTCCTCATGAAGAATGAGCCTGGTCAG ATATTCTTGTGGCGCAACAGCAGCCCGAGTCTAAAGCGCTGCCGCTTTAATTTGAAGCGCCAGCTGTGGATTTCAGATGTAACAATGACATGGTCATCACTTCTGCTAGCCACTGAGCGAGGTGAAACTTTCATTGGTTCTATACCCACCAAGCCAGTGTCTGCATATGTCAAGGATCATGATGTCAAACAGGGCAAAGATCAAATCAGAG ATTGTGGTGATGGATTTGATCAGCCAAGACTCTTAGACCTTCTCCTGAAAGATGAAATGGAAGAGATTTCTGTGAAGAGAGTCCCTTACATCCATAGAGCTGTACTTGTGGCTGCAGACAAGAAGGGTCGAGACTTTGCTGTAGTCCAGGCTTTACCTAATTGCTG taTGACTGAGTTCCCTATGGTGACATCTTCAGAAATAAATGAGCAGTTTAAACATCTGTGTGATTATTCAGACATAGATGACAATATTAGCGATGCTGTCATTCAG GTGGGCAACAGGTCCTGGCCAGTACACAAGTACATCATATCGGTCAGATCTGATTATTTTCGCAATGTGGTCACCACTGGTCACAACTTGAAAGGGGAGAAACTTGTCCTGAAGGTGGACAATATTAGTCCAGAGATCATGAAGCAACTCATCTACTTTATCTACACAGACTCTTGTGATTACCTACAG CTTGGCCATAAGATTAGCCACCACCAATCTCCTGCACTGAACAGCTCTGAAGGCAAAAGAAACTGTGACACTGTGAATAATGTATCTGAAGAGGCAGTGACCAAAGGGCTCTCTGCATTCCAAGTTCACCAGAAGCTCAGCAGTAAGGCCCACAAGAAGGACAGCTTGAACAAACTTACACAGAACGATGAGAGTCAGCAATCTCAGAATCCTGTGAAATTATTGCAAGAGGCTGCAAGGAGATTTGGTGTGAAAGGGCTGTCAAAGAG GCTAGACACTGTGAAATGCAGCAGTGATCTTATCATTTCTCAGGGTAAAAATCTGGTCAAACCAAAAGTCAGATTTGACAGAAGTAAACT ACCTGAACTCTATGATGTCAACATAAGAAGTGAAGATGGGGAAGAAATCCAGTGCCACAAGTGTGTACTTGTTGCCAGGTTGGAGTATTTTTACAGCATGTTGTCCACTGGCTGGGTGGAGACATTCAACACTACCACCTTAAGTCTGCCTATTCCTGGCCAGGTACTGAAGATTCTCATTGACTACCTCTACTGTGATGAGGCCCCATATTTAAAAG acttAGGCAATGAAGAGCTCCTGTGTAGTGTACTTATTGTATCTGATCAGCTGCTAGCTTCCAGACTAAAAGAGATGTGTGAAGTAGCACTAGCAGACACAA ttacttttaaaaatgttggaGAACTATTAGAGTTTTCAACTATCTACAATGCCAAGCAATTGAAAGTGGCTTGTCAGCAGTTCATATGTCTCAATCTTCCTGCTATGTTAGAAGGGCG TTACCTTGATGTCCTCAGTCAAGATGCAATGGAGGCTCTGACTgtttactatagatctatt ATCCCAAACATGGCCTACAGAATGCTGACACCAGAAACTGGGGGGCCTTACCAAGAATACATTGATGAGGTCATGTCAGAGTTTGAAGCTTCAGAAAGGGATACCCCAAATGACCCAGGCTCTGTCAAAAAGGTCAAACAGGCCAAGAAGGTCAAAGGGAAAGTTAAAAAGATTACATCAGGGGAAGAGAGGAACAAATCAACAGGCATGGTAGCTGGCTCTCCTAGAAGTGCAGTGATGCATCAAGTATCTACAGGTTCAGATGTCAGCACAAAGGCAGCTGATGATGTCATGGCTGTGGTGGATGATCTAAAAAAGCAAGCTCAGGAAGATGACAAA AAACTGCAAGCTGCAGCTGCTGCTAGaagtaaagacaaaatgaaaTGGAAGCCACTGATGCTACAGGATGAGAAGATGCCCCCAACATTATCAGCACCTACTCAGCCAGAGGCTGTCCCACTCTGGACTGGTAACATGAGAACTTTGTCCAAATCTGCTGGCCAGGGAcaaag ATCTCCAAGTTTTACAGACAGTACTTCTGTAAAACCATTGGTCAGTCCAGAGTCACCAGTTACTACCAGTCCCACTAGCCTGAGAGATATCATGTGCCAGGAATCACAGACCATTGAAAA GACAAAGAGTAACTTTTCAGCTAGGATTTCCTGGAAGGATGTCAAGAAGCAGCAGAGTAAAGAACTTAAGGAGAAACAACAGAAACAGACCCTAGTTGAACTTAGTGACAGACCCCAAGCTATCACCTCTCCAAAACCTGTCAAAAATCCATG GACATCAGCAGGCAGTAATGTTGTGAAGTCTTTACGTGACCTGATGATCCAGGAAGAAAAAGCTGTTTCTGCACCTGTCCCGATACCAACATCAAAGAAAGACAGACATCTGAGTGATACAAGCAGTATAGGAAGCTTGGGATCTCTTGGAATGTCTCCAAG GTCACCTAGTGGAGATGCTGTTGCAATAAGTAAGTCAGGAGGAGAGAACCCATGGACAAAGAGGATAGCCATGGCTGCAAGTCCACCTCCTGCTGCAATCAATTTCTCAGCAATACTGAAAGATGAAAAAGAGAAATCTGAAACCTTAGTCCGCACCCAGCAGAAACCTTTAGCTTTGATTCAG CTAGAAGAGCGTGCCATGAATGAGCTGTTGGAACATTACCGAGCAGGTCAA